The sequence AAATGTCGACGGTGGCCGCACGCGCAGCAGCGGCATTCGGCTGCGTAATTTGTTCGGGTGGAGCATAGTTCAGCACTCCGCCGACCATCTCGCTCGTCGCCGTTCGATTCGTCTCGTGATACGCAAGATCGAAATCGGTAAGATATGGCACCGGTCGCAGGTCGTCGCCTTCGAGAACGACGATGATGTTCTCCGGTTTGATGTCCCGATGTAAAATTTTGCGAGAGTGAGCGTACTGGACGGTCTCCGCGATCTCGACTAGCAGTCGCAGTACGATCGACGGGTCGTCCTCGAAGTATGTCTTCCTTAGGTCATTGCCGTCAATATAATCCATTGTGAATGCGTACGGAGCGTAGGTCAGGTCGCGTACGTTAACAATCCTCGGGTGCTCCAGCATCCGCATCGCGTCGAAGCCACGACGGAAACGCTTTACTTTGGTCTCGTCGCCGAGTTCGTTGCCATGGAAGATCTTGAGCGCGACAGTCTCCCCATCATCGCGCCTCGCCCTCCAAACCTGGCCGTAACCGCCCTGGCCGATGCGGTCCGTCACAAGGCCGTGCACCGTCCGCATGGTGGGCTCGATGCCTGCAAGCACCTTCTGAAAGTCTGACATCCGTGCCTGCAGGGCCGACCATGTCGGGTCGCGGAGAAGGTCGGGCAGCGCCGTCTCTGTGTCTCGGAACCATCTGATCTTTCCTTCAAGATCACTGGCGCAGACCTTCACGCCAGACCGGAGCTTTCTCTCTCGATTCCTGAACTCGGTCTGCTGCAGGTTGTAGTGCTCATCAACAAATGCCTGGGCCTTGGCAAGGGTCATCTCTAGTTCATTGCGCCCAATGGGCGGGCCCATTCGTTCGGGAAACCCCACTCCGAGAATTACCGTTCCCGTAACGTCGCCCTTGAAGACCGGTGTCTGCATTGAAGCGGGCACGGCATTGAACGCGTATTCCGCAAGTCGAAGTAGAGATACCTCGCCGTGATAACCGACGGCATCCCCCAAAAGTCCATCCAGCAGGGCGGCGGTGAAGACGCCGTGTCCATCGATTTCCTGAGCCTCTTCGTGCCCACGGCAGGCTGCGAGGACACACCTACTTTCATTGATGGTCGGTATCTCCTGGTCAATATCGCTGCCCGTCAGCGGTCGTCGACCTGCCTCGTTAAACACGAGGCCCGAGTGGCAGCAATCGAGGATCGCGATTACATGGTTGTAGCGCGAACTCGCGGCATCCATGAATCTCGAAAGCTCTGAGAGAGAGATGCCGGGTTCAAAGCGCTTCTCATCGATGGTGACGAGGTAACCAGCGTCGCCGAATCCGACGCCATGACCAGCAAAATAGAAGAGCAGGAAGTCGCCACCATCTCCTTCGTAGGTCCGTTCACCAAGCGCATCCTTAACATTGTCCCGAGTGGCATCGCCGTCCGTCAGGAGCGTCACCGTAAAGCCGTAGTTCTCAATTTCAAGGCAGGTCGCAATATCGGTGGCGTCATTAACGCAACCTTCTAATGGAAACTCTGGATAAGCGTCCACCCCGACAACGATTGCATGACGGCTCACGAATTCCCCCTAGACGGTAGCGACGTCAGCTCCTAATGCTACTCCTGACGATTAGGTCGGGATCACTGGGTGCCTGAGTCGGACGGACCTACGAGAGGGGGACGACCCGACGCGCCGGCGAGCACGGCCGCCAGGGCCGCACGCAACGGTCGCGCAGCGCCGCTTCTTGATCTCAAATCGAGTAACTCGGAAGGCTGCGGCGTAGTGAGCGACGGGGGGAATCGGTCGAGCAGCAGATCAGCGCCGGGCGCGGGCGGGAAGGCTAGCCAAGTGTCCGGTTGGCTGTGTCGCGGGCGTCGGTCCAGTTGGCGTGGGCTGCGGCGGGCCCGTTGCCGCCGAATACCGGGCCGCCGGCCGTGAGGTCGGCGCGCAGCAGCACGGCCAGCGTTTAGCAGAGGAGGTGAGTTTCTCGCTGAGGACATCGCGGGGCAGCGGTCGATCAATGCAGACACAGTCGAACCGGTCGCCGGGTGCGTACCACTCCAGACCGCCAGAGCGCGAAGGCGCTGGTGAGCACCAGCGACAGCTCACGGAGGCCGAGCCCCCACCCACAGCGGCCAGACTAAGGACGCCAAAGCTGTCGGCAGTGAACAGCGCGTGTCCGACGTCCATGGCCCCCGTCGCCGCCGAACGCGGCGGTTCCGGCTCGTAGATCCCGGGCCACCAGTTCCCCAGGGACCTTGCGCCGTGAGGCTGTCGAGCACGGTTTCGATCCAGGCGGACGAGTCTGGCCGGGTCGGCTGGAGTCGCAGGCGCCAGCAGGCGAGCCGGATGGGAGTAGAACCGGGCCGCGACGACCCGCGAGACCGCCGGAAGGTTGAGCGCGGCGGCCGCCAACGGTCTCACTGCTGGCGTCTGAGCGCCGCCGGGACGAGGTTCCGTTCGACGTGGGTCAGCGGTAAGAGTAGTTCGTGGGCGTGCCCGATCCAGCCGAGTTGGTCGGGCGACGCGGTCTCGCACAGTTCCAGCTGTCCAGCGAGCTGAAGACGGCTGCGCGACAGGTGCCGGTGGACCGGGTGACGGAGATCGACGGGCTGGCGCCCGTGGTGGTCGACGAGCGCGACATGGTCTGGGACTCGCCAGCACTCCCCGCCAGTCGGCAAGCGCCTTCTCCCACGCGGCGTCGGGCGCGCGGCCGCCGGGGTACTGGGTGGCGTCGAGTAGCCACCGCGGTGGAGACAGGATCGTGCGCCGGTAGCGGACCCCGGCAGGTACGGCAGTCGGGGGGCAGCCACGTGATGACGCTGGGTGGCAGCTGAGGCGCGCGCCGCGTCGCCCGCCGCGCCGCCACATCCTCGGTCCAGGGCGCGATCCCGAGTCCGACCGGCTGACGCCGTCGCCGCCAAGTCTGGCTGTCGCCTTGATCGGTGTTTTGGCCCTCTGATGGCTACGGAACGGCCCCGGCGACGACCACTGGAGGGCCGAAACGGCGATCATGAAGGCCGGATGCCGAGCGCTTCACGCGGGGCGCCGGGCGGGGACCGGCGCCCGGAGGATTTTAGAGCGTTGGCGCGATCCGAGGCCGGCCGCCGGGGGCGAGGAGTACCACGCCACCGACGGGCCGGCCTGGTCGCGACTGGCACCGGTCACGGCGGCGCGGGCTACCCGGCCGACTCGGCCGGGGCGGCGGTGACGATGTCGCCGCGCAGGGGCGCGAGCGCGCCGCCGATCTGGCCGATCGTCTCCGCCGGCACGCCCAGCCCGGTCAGCGTCTCGACCAGGTGGCCGACCACGGCGTCGAAGTCGGCGTCGGTGATGTTCAGACCGGCGTGGGCGGCGGCCATGTCCCGGCCGGCGTAGATCTCCGAACCGCCGATCGCCGCGGCGATGAAGGACCGCTGGTGTGACTTCAGCCGGGCCAGGTCGGTGTCCGTGAAGAAGGGCGCGAGACCCGGGTCGGCCAGCACGCGGGTGTAGAAGTCCTCGACGGCTGCCTGGACGGCCGGTGCCCCGCCGATCGAGTCGTAGATGCTCATGTGCTCTCCCCTATTCGCACAGTGGATGCCGCTGGGGCCCGGCACCAGCCGGGCCCCAGGGGTGATTGTCGATCGGCTAGATCACAACGCCGCGTCGGCTGGCGGCGCGCAGGTAAACCGCCCAGGTCAGGGCGCCGCAGAGCAGGTAGTAGGCGATGAACGCGATGTAGGCGCCGTCGCCGGTGCCGTAGTTCAGGAAGGACTCGCGGAACGCCAGGTTGACCAGTACCCCGCCGAAGGCGCCGATCGCGCCGGCGATGCCGATGACGGCGTTGGACAGCCGCCGGGACTCGTGTTCGACCGCCGCCGGGTCCGCGTCCGCCGCGGCGCCGGCCCGGCCTCGGAAGATCGCCGGGATCATCTTGTAGGTCGAGCCGTTGCCGACGCCCGACAGCACGAACAGGGCCAGGAAGCCCACGTAGAACAGCGGCAGCGACTTCTCCCGGGAGGCGGTCAGCACGATCGCGGCGGCGACGGCCATCAGGGCGAAGTTCCACAGCGTCGTGCGGGCGCCGCCGATCCGGTCGGCCAGCCAGCCGCCGACCGGGCGGATCAGCGAGCCGACCAGCGGGCCGAGGAAGGTCAGGTAGGCGATCTTGACGGGGTCGACCTTCGTACCGGTCATGAAGTGGGTGCCGAACTGGTTCTGCAGCACCTGGCCGAAGGCGAAGCCGAACCCGATGAACGACCCGAACGTCCCGATGTAAAGGACTGACACGATCCAGGTGTCGGCATGGCGGCAGGCGTCGCGCATCGCGTGCTTGTCGGCGCGGACGTGGGCGATGTTGTCCATCCACAGCGCCGCGGCCAGGGCCGCCAGCACGATCAGCGGGATGTAGATCGCCAGCATCACCCGGGGATGGCCCTTGCCGGCCGTTGCCAGCACGGCCAGCCCGATCAGCTGCACCGCCGCCACCCCGATGTTGCCGCCGCCCGCGTTCAGGCCCAGCGCCCGGCCCTTGAGCCGCTGCGGGTAGAAGGAGTTGATGTTGGCCATCGAGGAGGCGAAGTTGCCGCCGCCCACGCCGGCCAGGGCCGCCAGCAGCAGCAGCGTGCCGAACGAGATGCCCGGGCGCAGCAGCGCCGCGGTGACGATCGTCGGGATCAGCAGCGCCGCGGCGCTGACGATGGTCCAGTTACGGCCGCCGAACTTCGCCACCGCGAACGTGTAGGGCAGCCGGACACCGGCCCCGAGCGCGGTCGGCAGCGTCGTGAGCAGGAACTTCTCGGCCGCCGCGTGCTTGGGGTCGGCGGACAGCCCGTAGGCCGGCGTCAGGAACAGCACGAACACCGACCACAGGCTCCACACCGAGAACCCGATGTGCTCGCTGAACACCGAGAGCAGCAGGTTGCGCCGGGCGATCCGGGCCCCGCCCAGGCGCCAGAAACTTTCGTCCTCCGGTCGCCAGTCCGTGAGCCATCGGCCACGGCGCTCGCCGTCCTCGGCGGGTGTCGACTCCGGTGTGGTCGTTGTCGTGACGGTCGTCATCAGGGTCCTTCCCATCCGTGGCAGCCTCTGAGACGGCTTGGCACGGACGTTAGGAACCCGCGGTTGCCCCACCATTCGTGACTGGCGACGCCGAGGAAACGTTTCCCGCACCGGCCGAGAGAGCGCCCGGAGAGATCTCGCCAACCCTCCGGCCATCAGCTCTCGAAGGCCGTCGCGCACCGTTCGGCCAGGGCTTGATCGGACCGGCGGGACGCGCGATCCTCGGACTGAACCACCACGGACAGCACCGGGATGACGTCTACCAGTGATGTGGCATACCGCACGGGGGTGTCTGCGTTGGGGAGATTGTCATAGCCTGACATTGGCTTTGGGCGCGGTGCCCTCCAGGCGGGGCAGCGGACCTTCAGGCCACTGAACATGCCCGGGAGGTCCGATGACCGCTCCGCTGCTTCCGTCGCAGCCGTCGTTTTCCTCGGTCCCGCCGCGGGACGACGCCGGCCCCACGACCGACGCCCGCCCCCGCGACGCGGGCGACGACCGCAGAGAACAGGCCGAGCCCGGCGAGGTGGCCGGGCGGGTCGCGTTCGTCTTCCAGGGCGGCGGCAGCCTCGCCGCGGCGCAGGTCGGCATGCTGCGCGCGCTGACCGAGGCGGGCATCGTCCCGGATCTCGTCGTCGGCGCCTCGGCCGGCGCGCTCAACGCGGTGGCGTACGCGACCGATCCGACCGTGGCGGGCATCGAGCGGGTCGCCGCCGTGTGGACCTCGCTGCGCCGCAAGGACGTGGCACCGCTGTCGCTGCGCGCGCTCGCGGGCGGCCTGATCGGCCGGCAGGACGGGCTCGCCTCCAGCACCGGGCTACGCCACCTGCTGGAGAGCGGCCTGGTGGCCACCCGGCTGGAGCACACCGTGATCCCGGCGCACGTCGTCACCACCGACCTGGAGACCGGGCATCCGCTGGTGCTCTCGGAGGGCGACACGGTCCAGGCCCTGCTGGCCACCTCGGCCTACCCGGGGGTGTTCCCGCCGGTCACCCTGGACGGACGGCGGCTCATCGACGGTGGGGTCAGCGCGGACACCCCGGTCCGCCAGGCCGAGAGCCTCGGCGCGATGACGACCTACGTGCTGCCCTCGGTCGGCCCGACCCCCGGTGCCGCCACGCCGGAGCCGGTCCCGCACGGGGCGTTCGCGCTGGCGCTGCGCGCGCTCAACCAGATCCTCGGCAACGCGGCCCGGGCCGACATGTCCGCCCTCCATGGGACCGTCTACCTGCTGCCCGCCCCGGGCACGACCATCGTCAACCCGTTCGACTTCCGCGGCACCGGAGCGCTGCTGGCCGCCGGCTACCGCCTCACCCGGGCCTGGCTGCGCGATGCCACCCCGCTCCAGGCACCGGCGGCAGCCGCCCCGCCGGCACCACTGCGACTCCCCCTCACAGCCCCGGCCCCCGGCCTGGCCTGACGTTCCGTCCCGGTATCGCGGGGACCACGACGGTCTTGATCGCCGTCTATGCCCTGGGGTGGTTGCGGAAACGTCGCAGCCACGACCATTCCAGGGCCGAAACGGCGATCCAGGCGCTTCAAGAGCACCGGCCACCCGCAGAGCCGGCCGAGCTGGCCGGACCGGCGGGGGCGGGGCTGGCGGCGTAGCCTCGGAGGTGCTACGTCAGCGTGGCTGTGTTCTCGTCCGGGTCTGGTCCGTACGCCTATCCGGGTTCCCTCTCGCTGATGCGTTGGTCGGCTGAGAGGGATGACCATGACGTCGGAGATCGTTGCTGGACTGCGCGCGGCGCAACCGTCCCCGGTGGGGGTGACGGGCGCTCGGGGCAGTGAGTACGGCGAGCTGGGCCGCCAGGTCAGGCACGCGTCGCTGCTGGATCGACGGCCGGGCTGGTACTGCGCGCGAATCGCGGTGAACCTCGGCCTGCTGGCCGCCGGCTGGGCGGCGTTCGTGCTGGTGGGGAACTCGTGGTGGCAGCTGGGCATCGCGGCGTTCCTGGCGGTGATGTTCACCCAGTTCGCCTTCATCGGGCATGACGCCGGGCATCGGCAGATCGTCAGCGGCCGGCGGGCCAGCAACGCCGTGGGCCTGCTGCACGGCAACCTGCTGGTCGGGCTGAGCTTCGGCTGGTGGCTGGCCAAGCACAACCGGCACCACAGCCATCCCAACCAGATCGACCGGGATCCGGACATCGGCGCGGGGGCCTTCGTCTTCACACCCGCCGACGCGGGCCGCCGCCGTGGGCTGGGCCGGCTGCTGACGTCGTACCAGGCCTACCTGTTCTTCCCGATCCTGCTGCTGGAGGGGCTGAACCTCCATGTCGCGAGCGTGCGGGAACTCGTCGGGCGGCGCGGGCGGCTCGCCGTGGTGGAGGCGCTGCTGCTGACCGTGCACTTCACCGCGTACCTGGCCGCCGTCGCCCTCGTCCTGTCGCCGGTCAGGGCGGTGGTCTTCGTGCTCGTCCACCAGGCGCTGTTCGGCCTGTACATGGGCTGCACGTTCGCCCCGAACCACAAGGGGATGCCCATCCTGGCCCGCGACGAGCCGGATTTCCTGCGCCGGCAGGTGCTGACCGCGCGCAACATCCGTGGCGGCCGGCTCACCGACCTGGTGTTCGGCGGGCTGAACTACCAGATCGAGCACCACCTGTTCCCGAGCATGCCGCGCCCGAGCCTGCGCCGGGCGCAGCCGCTGGTCCGCGCGTTCTGCGAGGCCCGCGGTCTCGCCTACCAGGAGGCCGGCGTGCTGGGCTCCTACGGCGAGGTACTGCGGTGGCTGAACGAGATCGGAGCGCCGTCGCGGCATCCGGGCCGGGAGAACAGGCTGGTCACGGCCGGGAACCTCGTCGGCCTCGCACCGCGCCTGCGTACCAGTCAGGGAGCGCGTGAGTGATCCGGGCCGGCTCCGCCGCGAGCTGCTGTCCCTGCTGGCGGACCAGTCCGGGGACGCCTCGTCGCTGGACCGGCTGTGCGTCGGCGTCGTCTCGGCCCTGCCGGTGGACGGGGCCTCGATCGCGGTGACGTCCGACGCCGCCGTCCGGGTCTATGTCGGCGCGAGCGACCCGATCACGGCCCGCCTCGACGATCTTCAGTTCACCCTCGGGGAGGGGCCCGGCTGGGACGCGGTCCACGACCGGCGCCCG is a genomic window of Pseudofrankia inefficax containing:
- a CDS encoding protein kinase domain-containing protein — encoded protein: MSRHAIVVGVDAYPEFPLEGCVNDATDIATCLEIENYGFTVTLLTDGDATRDNVKDALGERTYEGDGGDFLLFYFAGHGVGFGDAGYLVTIDEKRFEPGISLSELSRFMDAASSRYNHVIAILDCCHSGLVFNEAGRRPLTGSDIDQEIPTINESRCVLAACRGHEEAQEIDGHGVFTAALLDGLLGDAVGYHGEVSLLRLAEYAFNAVPASMQTPVFKGDVTGTVILGVGFPERMGPPIGRNELEMTLAKAQAFVDEHYNLQQTEFRNRERKLRSGVKVCASDLEGKIRWFRDTETALPDLLRDPTWSALQARMSDFQKVLAGIEPTMRTVHGLVTDRIGQGGYGQVWRARRDDGETVALKIFHGNELGDETKVKRFRRGFDAMRMLEHPRIVNVRDLTYAPYAFTMDYIDGNDLRKTYFEDDPSIVLRLLVEIAETVQYAHSRKILHRDIKPENIIVVLEGDDLRPVPYLTDFDLAYHETNRTATSEMVGGVLNYAPPEQITQPNAAAARAATVDIYSLAQLMFFIIVRADPRAYDIQTNLRELTKKLNSWTDDQAAEPLVELYRRATDADPSKRPQSMVEVATLLTRSQARVMAMSGNDAIPEDEFCRRIAMLSVGLGKFTATNREASFSSLSGQVSVVVRLKSVEVSRNGHELPVLEIEFAVTDKIPVPSLKSGSAGRQAINNRLLKIIRRFPNVSHMPGSKGSYQVFINVKGLPFSIGGATDARHIVGEIIAGIEAWG
- a CDS encoding lantibiotic dehydratase, whose protein sequence is MIAVSALQWSSPGPFRSHQRAKTPIKATARLGGDGVSRSDSGSRPGPRMWRRGGRRGARLSCHPASSRGCPPTAVPAGVRYRRTILSPPRWLLDATQYPGGRAPDAAWEKALADWRGVLASPRPCRARRPPRAPARRSPSPGPPAPVAQPSSARWTAGTVRDRVARPTRLDRARPRTTLTADPRRTEPRPGGAQTPAVRPLAAAALNLPAVSRVVAARFYSHPARLLAPATPADPARLVRLDRNRARQPHGARSLGNWWPGIYEPEPPRSAATGAMDVGHALFTADSFGVLSLAAVGGGSASVSCRWCSPAPSRSGGLEWYAPGDRFDCVCIDRPLPRDVLSEKLTSSAKRWPCCCAPTSRPAARYSAATGPPQPTPTGPTPATQPTGHLASLPARARR
- a CDS encoding group I truncated hemoglobin is translated as MSIYDSIGGAPAVQAAVEDFYTRVLADPGLAPFFTDTDLARLKSHQRSFIAAAIGGSEIYAGRDMAAAHAGLNITDADFDAVVGHLVETLTGLGVPAETIGQIGGALAPLRGDIVTAAPAESAG
- a CDS encoding nitrate/nitrite transporter — encoded protein: MGRTLMTTVTTTTTPESTPAEDGERRGRWLTDWRPEDESFWRLGGARIARRNLLLSVFSEHIGFSVWSLWSVFVLFLTPAYGLSADPKHAAAEKFLLTTLPTALGAGVRLPYTFAVAKFGGRNWTIVSAAALLIPTIVTAALLRPGISFGTLLLLAALAGVGGGNFASSMANINSFYPQRLKGRALGLNAGGGNIGVAAVQLIGLAVLATAGKGHPRVMLAIYIPLIVLAALAAALWMDNIAHVRADKHAMRDACRHADTWIVSVLYIGTFGSFIGFGFAFGQVLQNQFGTHFMTGTKVDPVKIAYLTFLGPLVGSLIRPVGGWLADRIGGARTTLWNFALMAVAAAIVLTASREKSLPLFYVGFLALFVLSGVGNGSTYKMIPAIFRGRAGAAADADPAAVEHESRRLSNAVIGIAGAIGAFGGVLVNLAFRESFLNYGTGDGAYIAFIAYYLLCGALTWAVYLRAASRRGVVI
- a CDS encoding patatin-like phospholipase family protein — its product is MTAPLLPSQPSFSSVPPRDDAGPTTDARPRDAGDDRREQAEPGEVAGRVAFVFQGGGSLAAAQVGMLRALTEAGIVPDLVVGASAGALNAVAYATDPTVAGIERVAAVWTSLRRKDVAPLSLRALAGGLIGRQDGLASSTGLRHLLESGLVATRLEHTVIPAHVVTTDLETGHPLVLSEGDTVQALLATSAYPGVFPPVTLDGRRLIDGGVSADTPVRQAESLGAMTTYVLPSVGPTPGAATPEPVPHGAFALALRALNQILGNAARADMSALHGTVYLLPAPGTTIVNPFDFRGTGALLAAGYRLTRAWLRDATPLQAPAAAAPPAPLRLPLTAPAPGLA
- a CDS encoding fatty acid desaturase family protein; its protein translation is MTSEIVAGLRAAQPSPVGVTGARGSEYGELGRQVRHASLLDRRPGWYCARIAVNLGLLAAGWAAFVLVGNSWWQLGIAAFLAVMFTQFAFIGHDAGHRQIVSGRRASNAVGLLHGNLLVGLSFGWWLAKHNRHHSHPNQIDRDPDIGAGAFVFTPADAGRRRGLGRLLTSYQAYLFFPILLLEGLNLHVASVRELVGRRGRLAVVEALLLTVHFTAYLAAVALVLSPVRAVVFVLVHQALFGLYMGCTFAPNHKGMPILARDEPDFLRRQVLTARNIRGGRLTDLVFGGLNYQIEHHLFPSMPRPSLRRAQPLVRAFCEARGLAYQEAGVLGSYGEVLRWLNEIGAPSRHPGRENRLVTAGNLVGLAPRLRTSQGARE